From the genome of Phytohabitans rumicis, one region includes:
- a CDS encoding NADPH-dependent FMN reductase, with amino-acid sequence MTKIGIIIGSTRPGRRAETVARWVYDIASQRTDAEFELVDLRDFNLPHLDEENPASRGEYAHEHTIAWSRAVDSYDGYVFVTPEYNHSTSGALKNAIDFVYKEWTNKAAGFVSYGGAGGARAVEHLRLVMGELQVADVRAQVALSLFTDFENFTTLAPSPYQVGQLSTMLDQVVAWSRALHGVREPVAA; translated from the coding sequence ATGACCAAGATCGGCATAATCATCGGCAGCACCCGGCCGGGCCGCCGCGCCGAGACCGTCGCCCGCTGGGTGTACGACATCGCGAGCCAGCGCACCGACGCCGAATTCGAGCTGGTGGACCTCCGCGACTTCAACCTGCCGCACCTCGACGAGGAGAACCCGGCCTCCCGCGGGGAGTACGCGCACGAGCACACCATCGCCTGGTCCCGCGCGGTGGACTCCTACGACGGGTACGTCTTCGTCACACCCGAGTACAACCACTCCACCTCCGGCGCCCTCAAGAACGCCATCGACTTCGTCTACAAGGAGTGGACCAACAAGGCCGCCGGCTTCGTCTCCTACGGCGGCGCGGGTGGCGCGCGGGCCGTCGAGCACCTCCGGCTGGTCATGGGCGAGTTGCAGGTCGCCGACGTCCGGGCCCAGGTGGCGCTGAGCCTGTTCACCGACTTCGAGAACTTCACCACGCTCGCCCCGTCGCCGTACCAGGTCGGCCAGCTCAGCACGATGCTCGACCAGGTCGTGGCGTGGAGCCGGGCGCTGCACGGCGTGCGCGAGCCGGTCGCGGCCTGA
- a CDS encoding MarR family winged helix-turn-helix transcriptional regulator, with the protein MTGTAEWLDEREQRTWQAFYDMTVLFYRRIGHQLQRDTGLSEPDYTVLTALVNAPGGRMRPFELSTVTDFEKSRLHHHLTRMIDRGLLAKEACVGAPRGSVIAITEAGRAAIAAAAPIRAEHVRQWLLDKLTREQLDALADMSAVVLDHLRAAGRPGSGSDDSCVC; encoded by the coding sequence ATGACCGGCACCGCGGAGTGGCTCGACGAGCGAGAACAGCGCACCTGGCAGGCGTTCTACGACATGACGGTGCTCTTCTACCGGCGCATCGGGCACCAGCTCCAGCGCGACACCGGCCTGTCCGAGCCCGACTACACCGTGCTGACCGCCCTGGTGAACGCCCCGGGCGGGCGGATGCGGCCGTTCGAGCTGAGCACGGTCACCGACTTCGAGAAGAGCCGGCTACACCACCATCTGACCCGCATGATCGACCGTGGCCTGCTGGCCAAGGAGGCGTGCGTGGGCGCGCCGCGGGGCTCGGTGATCGCGATCACCGAGGCGGGCCGGGCGGCCATCGCCGCCGCCGCGCCCATCCGGGCGGAACATGTCCGGCAATGGCTGCTCGACAAGCTCACGCGCGAGCAACTCGACGCGCTCGCCGACATGTCAGCGGTGGTGCTCGACCACCTGCGGGCGGCCGGCCGTCCCGGGTCAGGTAGCGACGATTCCTGTGTTTGCTAG
- a CDS encoding GNAT family N-acetyltransferase, with amino-acid sequence MTDLTVRLRPVVEHDIEMFRRFNTEPGLIGLDWAGYRDAAAPARRFAEDGYLGADSGRLMVHVEEEQAAAGFVSYLAGKYGGLAGFWEIGIALLPEWRGRGVGWRAQAMICDYLFAHTPAQRIQAGTHAENVAEQKSLVKAGFQLEGVVRACEFRAGRWRDGYLYSRLRDDPSPLANTGIVAT; translated from the coding sequence GTGACCGATTTGACTGTGCGTTTGCGTCCCGTCGTCGAGCACGACATCGAGATGTTCCGGCGGTTCAACACCGAGCCGGGCCTGATCGGGTTGGACTGGGCCGGCTACCGGGACGCGGCGGCTCCGGCCCGCCGGTTCGCGGAGGACGGCTATCTCGGCGCGGACAGCGGCCGGCTGATGGTGCATGTCGAGGAGGAGCAGGCGGCGGCCGGGTTCGTGAGCTACCTGGCGGGCAAGTACGGCGGCCTGGCCGGGTTCTGGGAGATCGGGATCGCGCTGTTGCCGGAGTGGCGCGGGCGGGGCGTCGGCTGGCGGGCCCAGGCGATGATCTGCGACTACCTCTTCGCGCACACGCCGGCCCAGCGGATCCAGGCGGGCACCCACGCGGAAAACGTCGCCGAGCAGAAGTCCCTGGTCAAGGCCGGTTTCCAGCTCGAAGGCGTGGTACGCGCGTGCGAGTTCCGGGCCGGCCGGTGGCGGGACGGCTACCTCTACAGCCGGCTGCGCGACGACCCGTCGCCTCTAGCAAACACAGGAATCGTCGCTACCTGA
- a CDS encoding pentapeptide repeat-containing protein: MAEVMTLDTLRADCARCFGLCCVVPAFSASADFAIDKPAGHACPNLQQDFRCGIHDRLRDRGFPGCTVYDCFGAGQKVAQVTFGGRPELGESMFAAYRVMRQLHELLWYLTQGLALPAARPLHADLGRLRDETERRTHGGPDELATVDTDPLWRDVNALLVRASELARAGLRGPERRGADLIGKDLRRVRLRGANLRGAYLIGADLRGVDLTAADLIGADLRGANLAGADLSASLFLTQPQVTAARGTQATHLPPPLSHPPHWP, encoded by the coding sequence GTGGCGGAGGTCATGACACTGGACACCCTGCGCGCCGACTGCGCACGCTGTTTCGGGCTGTGCTGCGTGGTGCCGGCCTTCTCGGCGTCCGCGGACTTCGCCATCGACAAACCCGCCGGGCACGCCTGCCCCAACCTCCAGCAGGACTTCCGCTGCGGCATCCACGACCGGCTGCGGGACCGCGGATTTCCAGGCTGCACCGTGTACGACTGCTTCGGCGCCGGCCAGAAGGTCGCCCAGGTCACCTTCGGTGGGCGGCCCGAGCTGGGCGAATCCATGTTCGCCGCGTACCGGGTGATGCGGCAGCTGCACGAACTGCTCTGGTACCTGACCCAGGGGCTGGCCCTGCCCGCCGCCCGCCCGCTGCACGCCGACCTCGGCCGGTTGCGCGACGAGACCGAGCGCCGCACCCACGGCGGTCCCGACGAACTCGCCACAGTGGACACCGACCCGCTCTGGCGAGACGTCAACGCCTTGCTGGTACGGGCGAGCGAGCTGGCCCGGGCCGGTTTGCGCGGGCCGGAACGGCGGGGCGCCGACCTGATCGGCAAGGACCTGCGGCGGGTGAGGCTACGCGGCGCGAACCTGCGCGGGGCTTACCTGATCGGGGCCGACCTGCGAGGCGTCGACCTGACGGCGGCCGACCTGATCGGCGCCGACCTACGCGGGGCGAACCTGGCCGGCGCCGACCTGTCCGCCAGCCTCTTCCTGACCCAGCCCCAGGTCACCGCCGCCCGCGGCACCCAAGCAACCCACCTCCCCCCACCCCTGTCCCACCCCCCACACTGGCCCTGA